The following are from one region of the Thermincola ferriacetica genome:
- a CDS encoding ABC transporter ATP-binding protein gives MARETLAQVSSNLEVTSIQGEIFISAKDISCLYKKGNNSVVALNAVSCQLHSGDRIAVVGPSGSGKSTLLQVMGGIEPPTSGTITWPALGPRHALRPEKIGFIFQTESLLEPLNCIENVKIPLLLSHVGEEEADEAAFNALKKLSLENLANKLPEELSGGQAQRVAAARAIVRQPKVILADEPTGQLDQTTGQHLLDLLLASIEGTDTALVIATHDMTVARRMKTVWYMEHGRLEVRQHC, from the coding sequence GTGGCTAGAGAAACGTTGGCACAGGTTTCCAGTAATCTTGAAGTGACTAGTATTCAAGGGGAAATATTTATCAGCGCAAAAGATATAAGCTGTCTTTACAAAAAAGGCAACAATTCGGTAGTTGCGCTAAATGCCGTATCCTGCCAACTACATTCAGGAGACCGGATTGCTGTTGTTGGTCCGTCGGGAAGCGGTAAATCGACCCTGTTGCAGGTCATGGGAGGAATTGAGCCCCCAACGTCTGGTACAATTACGTGGCCGGCTCTGGGGCCGCGGCATGCCCTTCGGCCCGAGAAAATAGGATTTATTTTTCAAACCGAAAGCCTTTTGGAACCGTTAAACTGCATAGAAAATGTGAAAATACCGCTTCTGCTTAGTCATGTTGGAGAGGAGGAGGCTGATGAAGCAGCTTTCAATGCACTAAAAAAATTATCTCTTGAAAATCTGGCGAACAAACTGCCTGAAGAATTATCAGGGGGGCAGGCCCAAAGGGTCGCTGCGGCGCGGGCAATAGTACGCCAGCCCAAAGTTATTCTGGCCGATGAACCAACGGGCCAGTTGGACCAAACAACCGGACAGCATTTGCTTGACCTTCTTCTTGCTTCCATTGAAGGTACAGATACAGCTCTTGTCATAGCAACTCATGACATGACAGTAGCAAGGCGCATGAAAACTGTATGGTATATGGAACATGGGAGACTGGAGGTGCGTCAGCATTGTTGA
- a CDS encoding ABC transporter ATP-binding protein, with amino-acid sequence MGLLNAVDLYRFYHSNEEETLALRGVSLEVKAGEIVAVMGPSGSGKSTLLSCLAGLDEPDGGYVEVMGQRITRRPEEERAAIRSAEIGILLQSGNLFEHLTVEENILLQMSLAHRGDRKRMNDLLNRTGISHRRSAYPEELSGGEAARAGMAVALSTNPSILLADEPTGEVDSETEKHIINLFESVRNERCAILVATHSETLASYANRIVHLRDGMVVGG; translated from the coding sequence ATGGGTCTGTTAAACGCTGTTGACCTTTATCGCTTTTATCATTCAAACGAAGAAGAAACGCTGGCATTGCGAGGTGTGAGTCTTGAGGTAAAGGCCGGAGAGATTGTTGCTGTGATGGGCCCTTCCGGAAGTGGGAAATCTACTTTGCTATCCTGTCTGGCCGGGCTTGACGAACCCGATGGTGGTTATGTCGAAGTAATGGGGCAGCGCATAACGCGCCGACCGGAGGAGGAACGGGCTGCCATCCGATCTGCAGAAATTGGGATTCTCCTGCAGTCCGGAAATTTATTTGAGCATCTGACCGTAGAGGAAAATATTCTGCTACAAATGAGTTTAGCCCACAGAGGCGACAGGAAGAGGATGAACGATCTCCTTAACCGGACTGGAATTAGCCACCGTCGCTCGGCCTATCCTGAGGAACTCTCCGGCGGGGAAGCCGCAAGAGCCGGCATGGCAGTGGCGTTGTCTACCAACCCGTCAATACTGCTTGCTGATGAGCCAACAGGAGAAGTGGACAGCGAAACCGAAAAACATATAATAAACCTTTTTGAGAGTGTGCGAAATGAACGATGTGCGATTCTTGTGGCAACCCATAGCGAGACTCTGGCGTCCTATGCCAACAGAATCGTGCACTTAAGAGATGGGATGGTTGTCGGTGGCTAG